A region of the Candidatus Methylacidiphilales bacterium genome:
CGGCGCCCACAAGGGCCGCGAAGGCAAAATCCTCCAAGTGCTGCGCACGGACAACCGTGTCATCATCGAGGGTGTGCGCATGATCAAGAAGGCCGCCCGCCCGACCCAGGAAAACCCCAAGGGCGGATTCACGGAAAAGGAAGGTTCCATCCACATTTCCAACGTCAAGCTGGTCACCGCTGCGGAAAAGACCCCCAGCAAAGCCAAGAAGTAACAAGCCATGAGTTCTGATTTAGCACAGGAATACAAGGACATCGTCGTCCCCGCGATGAAAGAGAAGCGCGGCTACAAGAACGTGCA
Encoded here:
- the rplX gene encoding 50S ribosomal protein L24 — protein: MSITRYATPKSFHVKKDDVVKVISGAHKGREGKILQVLRTDNRVIIEGVRMIKKAARPTQENPKGGFTEKEGSIHISNVKLVTAAEKTPSKAKK